The Plodia interpunctella isolate USDA-ARS_2022_Savannah chromosome 8, ilPloInte3.2, whole genome shotgun sequence genome window below encodes:
- the LOC128672004 gene encoding uncharacterized protein LOC128672004 translates to MEQETIIIVSVLGAAWAVLLIITLVLWSQVAKLRRVVAEMQATGRIRVQKLKINSDKNHAFHNPALSPEEELSRRGYSMYQHDDVEADPHEHRERERQTGGDFIEDLTRELESRQQRPTTAPPFLLQSIEENKRKTRSMNPMANGRQSETNPNFIY, encoded by the exons ATG GAACAAGAGACCATCATAATAGTAAGCGTGTTGGGCGCGGCGTGGGCAGTCCTGCTCATCATCACCTTGGTGCTGTGGAGCCAAGTGGCCAAGCTGCGCCGGGTAGTGGCTGAGATGCAGGCCACCGGCAGAATCCGGGTGCA GAAACTGAAGATTAACTCGGACAAGAACCACGCGTTCCACAACCCGGCGCTGTCTCCCGAGGAGGAGCTGTCTCGCCGAGGGTACTCCATGTACCAGCACGACGACGTCGAGGCCGACCCGCACGAGCACAGGGAACGGGAACG GCAGACGGGCGGGGACTTCATAGAGGACCTGACGCGCGAGCTGGAGTCGCGCCAGCAGCGACCCACGACAGCTCCGCCGTTCCTGCTTCAGAGCATCGAGGAAAACAAGCGGAAGACTCGCTCCATGAACCCCATGGCTAATGGACGCCAGAGTGAAACGAATCCCAATTTCATCTACTAA
- the LOC128672003 gene encoding uncharacterized protein LOC128672003 gives MWVTLACLLVLVYGGGGVTKTSGISKFWTDDYKVFEQVYGKTSDRDLYGSSLPASVTHSLDSKKKASASASEKKERYIDTQSLTDPDGLISGYTNQYTIPDLAKIQQVDLDGLADRYATQYAKIPEVAKAKPAVSTFNFVSYSDFKPISQQSDPETYNYLKHLEQYGNEQNIGFPKGTSGFKPYLSYVGGNPEDSQAYKSIQDILDAHEGNKGIKKTKNKNKEEDNDDVVNVVNPRRKKPKVRQLVNNYVSTPKCYSGRCRKRSTNTVRTRSRPYIRKVKRIVY, from the exons ATGTGGGTGACATTGGCATGCCTCCTGGTATTGGTGTACGGTGGCGGTGGTGTTACTAAAACATCAG gtatttcaaaattctgGACTGATGATTACAAAGTATTCGAGCAAGTGTACGGGAAGACATCAGACAGGGACCTGTACGGGTCGTCCCTGCCCGCGAGCGTGACCCACTCTCTGGACTCCAAGAAGAAGGCCTCAGCTTCAGCTTCAGAGAAGAAAGAACGATACATAGACACCCAGTCGCTGACCGATCCAGATGGTCTGATCAGTGGTTACACGAACCAGTACACTATACCTGATCTGGCTAAGATACAACAAGTTGATCTAGATGGTCTTGCTGATCGCTATGCAACCCAATACGCGAAGATACCTGAAGTAGCAAAAGCGAAACCTGCTGTATCTACCTTCAATTTCGTCAGCTACTCCGATTTCAAGCCGATCAGCCAACAATCTGACCCAGaaacatataattacttaaaacacTTGGAACAGTACGGCAACGAACAAAATATAGGGTTCCCTAAAGGCACCAGTGGATTTAAACCTTATCTGAGTTATGTCGGTGGAAACCCTGAAGATTCTCAAGCGTACAAGAGCATCCAAGATATACTCGATGCTCATGAAGGTAACAAAGgtataaagaaaactaaaaataagaataaagaaGAAGATAATGATGATGTGGTGAACGTCGTGAATCCAAGACGAAAGAAGCCTAAAGTCAGAcagttagtaaataattatgtctCGACCCCTAAATGCTATTCAGGAAGATGTAGGAAACGTTCAACTAACACTGTTCGAACACGGTCTCGCCCTTACATCAGGAAGGTTAAAAGAATCGTTTATTAG